One window of Pseudomonas sp. ML2-2023-3 genomic DNA carries:
- a CDS encoding SulP family inorganic anion transporter — translation MKFSRLRADVLAGLTTSFALLPECIAFALVAHLNPLMGLYGAFIICTLTALFGGRPGMVSGAAGSMAVVIVALVVQHGVQYLLATVLLSGLIMLAFGLFKLGKLVRMVPHPVMLGFVNGLAIVIALAQLDHFKDGGTWLSGMALYMMIGLVAATMAIVYLLPRLTRAAPPALVAILGVGLAVYFLGLPTRTLGDMAHIAGGLPSFSLPQIPWTLETLSIIAPYAIVMAVVGLLETLLTLNLTDEITESRGYPDRECVALGAANMVSGAFGGMGGCAMIGQTVVNLSSGGRGRLSGVTAGLMILLFVLFLSPFIERIPLAALVGVMFVVSQQTFAWASLRVLNKVPLNDVLVIIAVTVITVFTDLAVAVLCGVIIAALNFAWQQARQLYADADLQSDGSKLYRVHGTLFFASTTAFLKQFDPANDPAQVTLDCRHLNFMDYSAIAALDTLRERYRKAGKHLRVLHLSERSKKLLKRARVQHE, via the coding sequence ATGAAATTCTCACGTCTGCGCGCTGATGTCCTGGCCGGGCTCACGACGTCCTTCGCCTTGTTGCCCGAGTGCATCGCGTTCGCGCTGGTTGCCCACCTCAACCCGCTGATGGGCTTGTATGGCGCGTTTATCATCTGCACCCTCACCGCGCTGTTTGGCGGGCGACCGGGCATGGTGTCCGGTGCGGCCGGGTCGATGGCGGTGGTGATCGTCGCGCTGGTGGTGCAACACGGCGTGCAGTATCTGTTGGCCACCGTGCTGTTGAGCGGGCTGATCATGCTGGCGTTCGGTTTGTTCAAGCTCGGCAAGCTGGTGCGCATGGTGCCCCATCCGGTGATGCTGGGTTTCGTCAACGGCCTTGCGATCGTGATTGCCCTGGCGCAACTGGATCACTTCAAGGACGGCGGCACCTGGCTCAGTGGCATGGCGCTGTACATGATGATCGGGCTGGTGGCCGCGACCATGGCTATTGTCTATCTGCTGCCACGCCTGACCCGCGCCGCGCCGCCTGCCCTGGTGGCCATTCTGGGCGTGGGCCTGGCGGTCTATTTTCTGGGCTTGCCGACCCGCACCCTGGGCGATATGGCGCATATTGCTGGCGGTTTGCCGAGCTTCAGCCTGCCGCAGATTCCCTGGACGCTTGAGACCCTGAGCATCATCGCGCCCTACGCAATCGTGATGGCGGTGGTGGGTTTGCTGGAAACCCTGCTGACCCTCAACCTGACCGACGAAATCACCGAGAGCCGTGGCTACCCGGACCGCGAGTGCGTGGCGTTGGGCGCGGCAAACATGGTGTCGGGTGCGTTTGGTGGCATGGGCGGTTGCGCCATGATCGGCCAAACCGTGGTCAACCTCAGCTCCGGCGGCCGTGGTCGGTTGTCGGGTGTGACTGCCGGACTGATGATTTTGCTGTTTGTGTTGTTCCTGTCGCCGTTTATCGAGCGTATCCCGTTGGCGGCGCTGGTGGGCGTGATGTTTGTGGTCTCGCAGCAGACCTTTGCCTGGGCCTCGTTGCGGGTGCTGAACAAGGTGCCGCTCAACGATGTGCTGGTGATCATCGCCGTGACGGTGATTACCGTGTTTACCGACCTGGCGGTGGCGGTGCTGTGCGGGGTGATTATCGCCGCGCTCAATTTTGCCTGGCAGCAGGCGCGTCAGCTGTACGCCGACGCGGATCTGCAAAGCGACGGCAGCAAGCTTTACCGTGTTCATGGCACGTTGTTTTTTGCCTCGACCACGGCCTTTCTCAAGCAGTTCGACCCGGCCAACGATCCGGCTCAGGTGACGCTGGATTGTCGCCACCTGAACTTCATGGATTACTCGGCCATCGCGGCACTGGACACCTTGCGCGAGCGCTATCGCAAGGCGGGCAAGCATCTGCGGGTGCTGCACCTGTCCGAGCGCAGCAAAAAACTGCTCAAGCGGGCGCGTGTGCAGCACGAATGA